A genome region from Primulina eburnea isolate SZY01 chromosome 9, ASM2296580v1, whole genome shotgun sequence includes the following:
- the LOC140841715 gene encoding LOW QUALITY PROTEIN: protein trichome birefringence-like 14 (The sequence of the model RefSeq protein was modified relative to this genomic sequence to represent the inferred CDS: deleted 1 base in 1 codon), whose protein sequence is MKGGKLGRFWGRQFSFIVAALVFTTIFFWSWESNPILMGLLSAPEQFTTHTSDLFVEDAAVSSMLLNSKELLTEEDSHSKVVESTVYDKTTESSERKYENKVNSSFEKQDCDYAKGRWIADSRRPLYSGFGCKQWLSDMWACRLTQRTDFSYEGYRWQPNNCEMHEFQGAEFLRRMQDKTVAFIGDSLGRQQFQSLMCMVTGGEEKPEVENVGWKYGLVKPPGAIRPDGWAYRFPDTNSTILYYWSASLCEIEPINATNPATEFAMHLDRPPAFLSRFLNHLDVVILNTGHHWNRGKFRANRWVMHAKGRPVTDRKLAEMGNAKNYAIQSVVRWLDSNIHLRPQLKGFFRTISPRHFLNGDWNTGGHCDNLTPLTNGGEVFQEKSSDPIIEYAVEGTEVKILDITAISQLRDEAHISRYNIKASVGINDCLHWCLPGIPDTWNELLYAQL, encoded by the exons ATGAAGGGCGGAAAGTTGGGTAGATTTTGGGGAAGGCAGTTTTCGTTTATTGTGGCTGCTCTTGTTTTCACCACCATATTTTTTTGGTCTTGGGAGAGTAATCCAATCCTTATGGGCCTGTTATCAGCACCAGAGCAGTTTACTACGCACACATCAG ATCTTTTTGTGGAGGATGCTGCTGTTTCTTCAATGTTGTTGAATTCCAAGGAACTGCTGACGGAGGAAGATTCACATTCAAAAGTGGTAGAAAGCACAGTATATGACAAGACTACAGAAAGTTCTGAaagaaaatatgagaacaaGGTGAACTCTTCTTTTGAGAAGCAAG ATTGTGATTATGCTAAAGGAAGATGGATTGCAGACAGTCGGAGACCTCTGTATTCTGGGTTTGGATGTAAGCAGTGGCTGTCAGATATGTGGGCATGTAGATTAACCCAACGAACTGATTTTTCTTATGAAGGTTATCGTTGGCAACCCAAC AACTGTGAAATGCATGAATTTCAAGGTGCTGAATTTTTGAGAAG AATGCAGGACAAAACCGTTGCATTTATAGGAGATTCGTTGGGTCGACAGCAATTTCAATCTCTTATGTGTATGGTCACTGGTGGTGAGGAGAAGCCAGAAGTCGAAAATGTGGGCTGGAAATATGGCCTTGTCAAGCCACCTGGGGCCATTCGTCCTGATGGATGGGCTTATCGATTTCCTGATACCAATTCCACTATTCTATATTACTGGTCAGCAAGCCTCTGTGAAATTGAGCCAATCAACGCCACCAATCCAGCCACTGAATTTGCCATGCATTTGGATCGTCCGCCTGCATTTTTGAGCCGATTTCTCAATCACCTTGACGTTGTTATCCTTAACACAGGACATCATTGGAACCGGGGGAAGTTCAGGGCAAACAGATGGGTGATGCATGCAAAAGGAAGGCCTGTCACAGATCGGAAACTTGCAGAAATGGGGAATGCAAAGAATTATGCAATACAAAGTGTTGTCAGATGGCTTGATTCAAACATTCACTTGCGTCCACAGCTCAAAGGTTTTTTCCGAACAATATCACCCAGACATTTTTTAAATGGGGATTGGAACACAGGAGGTCACTGTGATAACTTGACTCCGCTGACCAATGGAGGCGAAGTGTTTCAAGAAAAATCAAGTGATCCCATTATCGAGTATGCCGTCGAAGGCACAGAGGTAAAGATTTTGGATATTACTGCGATTTCTCAGCTGAGAGATGAGGCTCACATATCTCGATacaatataaaagcatcggTAGGTATCAACGACTGCTTGCATTGGTGTCTTCCCGGAATTCCTGATACATGGAATGAACTACTTTATGCACAGCTGTAG
- the LOC140840573 gene encoding alkane hydroxylase MAH1-like — MAFLEILVVVILCVLFLVFAPKESLPWNWPFVKIMPTMYLENHKIYDKTAQMLSQNNGTILFKTSWISSVDILVTSDLANVQHIMNSKFSIYQRGLAFKDVFDFLRDAAFNKTLDEWKEEKKITHAYFKQNDYHKTTPKIIHHTLEKGLVPILDHAAELDVDIDLQSLFNRYMLDATCILGTGFDPGSLRIGFPETPLFNVMDDIAEAAFYRHILPEKVWKLQRFLNIGTEKKMAEASETFNGILEDYVSKKQELSANGGEDGDDFDVLKFYMDETAKQEMKKGLNKHLEKAFLASNLMALLFAGRDTSGALLTWFFWQISRSPLVKTKILQEINQIFPKIASQKHIFSDVDELSKLVYLHSALSEALRLFPTAPFLLRVPNQEDVLPSGHKVNQDTKVMICSYAMGRNPEIWGEDCCEFKPERWVSDKGGIKHFSSTSFVVFGSGPWTCPGKELAFTRMKAVAATILHNFHVHISEGQTIIPGVSAILTMKHGLKVTVSKRCE, encoded by the coding sequence AtggcatttcttgaaatctTGGTGGTAGTTATACTTTGCGTTCTATTCCTTGTTTTTGCCCCCAAAGAAAGCCTCCCATGGAATTGGCCATTCGTAAAAATAATGCCCACCATGTACCTCGAAAACCACAAAATATACGACAAAACTGCGCaaatgttgtcacaaaacaatGGAACAATATTGTTCAAAACATCATGGATTTCGAGCGTTGATATCTTGGTCACTTCTGACCTTGCCAATGTGCAACACATCATGAACTCGAAGTTCTCGATCTACCAAAGGGGATTAGCATTCAAAGACGTGTTCGATTTTCTCCGCGACGCGGCGTTCAACAAGACTCTTGATGAGTGGAAGGAAGAAAAGAAGATCACTCATGCATATTTCAAGCAAAACGACTACCACAAGACTACTCCAAAGATTATTCATCACACACTCGAGAAAGGCCTGGTCCCGATTCTTGATCACGCCGCAGAACTGGATGTAGATATTGATTTGCAGTCTTTGTTTAATCGATACATGCTTGATGCAACATGTATCTTGGGGACGGGATTTGATCCGGGGTCACTTCGAATTGGATTCCCTGAAACTCCATTGTTTAATGTGATGGATGACATAGCTGAGGCAGCGTTTTATCGCCACATATTGCCTGAGAAAGTGTGGAAGCTGCAAAGGTTTCTGAATATTGGAACGGAGAAGAAAATGGCTGAGGCTTCGGAAACGTTCAATGGAATACTCGAAGATTATGTATCCAAGAAACAAGAATTATCAGCTAATGGTGGAGAAGACGGAGACGATTTCGACGTTTTGAAGTTTTATATGGATGAGACAGCTAAACAAGAAATGAAAAAAGGATTAAACAAGCATTTAGAAAAGGCATTCTTGGCCTCAAATCTGATGGCCCTTTTATTTGCTGGAAGAGACACATCTGGTGCACTCTTAACTTGGTTTTTCTGGCAAATTTCAAGAAGCCCTTTAGTGAAAACCAagattttacaagaaatcaatcaaATTTTCCCTAAAATAGCATCCCAAAAGCATATTTTTTCCGATGTAGATGAATTGAGCAAACTAGTATACCTCCACAGTGCCTTGAGTGAAGCCCTGAGACTTTTTCCAACTGCACCATTTCTCCTTAGAGTACCAAATCAAGAAGATGTGCTTCCAAGTGGCCACAAAGTGAATCAAGATACAAAAGTCATGATTTGCTCATACGCCATGGGGCGAAATCCGGAGATTTGGGGCGAAGACTGCTGTGAATTTAAGCCGGAGAGATGGGTTTCTGATAAAGGAGGGATTAAACATTTTTCATCGACTAGTTTCGTCGTGTTCGGTTCGGGGCCCTGGACTTGTCCTGGTAAAGAACTAGCCTTCACAAGAATGAAAGCTGTCGCTGCTACAATTTTACATAATTTCCATGTTCATATTTCTGAAGGGCAAACCATTATTCCGGGTGTTTCTGCCATTCTTACCATGAAGCATGGCTTGAAGGTTACAGTTTCAAAGAGATGTGAGTAA